The Flavobacterium sp. IMCC34852 genome contains the following window.
GAGTAGTTCAGCCAAAAGAGCTGCAGAAACGGCTATGATTTTTGCCCAAAATTTATCATTCCCAATTGAAAGCATTGTTTTTAAAGACGATTTGTACACTTTTGATGAAAGAAAATTGGAGCAGGTGATTAAATCTTGCTCCGAGGATTGCGATCATTTAATTGTTTTCGGACATAACGAGGCTATTACAAATTTTGTCAATAAATTTGGAAATGTTATGATTGATAATGTGTCTACATCCGGTTTTGTTAACCTTTTTTTGGATAGTTCGAGTTGGATTAACATTCAAAGAGGCACAACCCAAAAAGTTATTTTCCCCAGAGATTTAAAATAATTATGAGTACAGAAACAAGTTTTCGATACATAGATAGAGAAAAAAGTTGGCTAGCATTCAATGCCAGAGTTTTACAAGAAGCAGCTGATGAATCAGTTCCTTTACTAGAAAGACTAAGATTTATAGGTATTTTTTCTAATAATTTAGACGAATTTTTTCGCGTCAGATTTGCCGCCGTTCGTCGTTTAAGTTTGTCCGGAGTTTCCGGTGAAAAAATATTAGGCGGTATTTCGGCACAAAAGTTGGTTAAAGAAATCACCGAAATTGTAATCAAACAACAAGCGGAAAGCCTTCGTGTCCTTCACAGTATAGAAAAAGAATTGGTCAAACAAAATATCATTATTATTGATGAAACCGAAGTCTCCGGTGAGCATGAAAACTTTGTCAAAGATTTTTTTATCCAAAAAGTAAGCCCTGAATTGGTTACCATTATCTTAAATGATTTAGCCGAATTCCCTTTGTTAAAAGATACTTCCGGTTATTTGGCCATAAAATTGGTAATGAAAACAGAACTCAAAGCCAAAATGTTAGGACTAGTCAAGCCCAAGCCCGAAATAAGATATGCCATCATAGAAATTCCAAAGAATACCAATAGAATAGTTGAACTTCCCGTGAAAGACGGTAAGCAATATTTGATGCTTTTGGATGATGTTATTCGCTATAATTTGAGTAGTATCTTCAATATTTTTGACTACGAAAGTATCTCAGCGCACATGATTAAAATTACCCGTGACGCGCAGTTGGACATTGATAGTGACATGAGTAAAAGTATGCTCGAAAAGATTGCTTCTTCTGTAAAAGATCGAAGAATTGGCGAACCGGTGCGTTTTGTCTACGACCAATCTATTGAAAAAGATACGCTGAATTTCTTCCTTAACAAACTCGAAATTGAAAAATCAGACGGAATCATACCCGGTGGCAGATACCACAATCGCCGTGATTATATGAATTTTCCAAACCTCGGTAGATTTGATTTGTTATACCAACCCAAAGCACCGCTTCCTGTTGATGGACTGTCACTTGAAGGTAGTATTTTGAATAGAATTGCCCAAAAAGACTATCTTATTAATGCACCCTTTCAGTCATTTTCCTACTTGATTAAATTCTTAAGAGAAGCCGCTTTAGATCCCAAAGTGACCACCATAAAAATCACTTTATACCGCTTGGCTAAAAACTCGCAAATCATCAGTTCATTAATCAATGCCGCTAAAAACGGAAAGAAAGTTACGGTTCAAATTGAACTCCAAGCCCGATTCGATGAAGCCAGCAATATCTCTTATGCCGAACAAATGCAACAAGAAGGCATCGAGTTGATTTTTGGAATCAAAGGCTTAAAAGTACACAGCAAAATTTGTGTCATTGATAGAGTAGAAGAAGGAAAAGTAAAACGATACGGCTTTATTTCAACCGGAAATTTCAACGAAACGACGGCCAAAATTTATACCGATTTGACGTTGTTTACCAGTCACCAACAAATCCTGAAAGACGTGGCTAAAATCTTTGATTTCTTTGATGTTAATTATCGAATTCACCGTTACAAACACTTAATCGTATCGCCACATTACACGCGTTCTAAGTTTTACAAACTGATTGACCGTGAGATTAATAACGCCATTGCCGGTCGACCTGCTTACATTAATTTAAAAATGAACAGCCTTTCGGATTACCCGATTATTGACAAACTATACGAAGCCAGCAATGCCGGTGTGAAAATCAAATTGCAGGTTCGCGGTATTTGTTCGTTGATTCCCGGGGTAAAAGGCATGAGTGAAAATATTGAAGCGATTAGTATAGTAGATTATCTTTTGGAACACACGCGCTCCTATATTTTCTGCAATGATGACAATCCGGAAGTATTTATTTCTTCCGCCGATTTTATGACGAGAAACTTAGACGGTCGAGTAGAAGTGACTTGCCCGATTTACGATGAAGACATCAAAAAACAAATTATTGACACCTTTAATGTAGGCTGGAAAGGCAACGTGAAAGCCCGATTCCATTCTGAGAAATTTGAAAACAAATACAGAGTCAGAAAAGAAGGAGAAGCCATTTTCCGTGCCCAATTTGAAACCTATAATTATTATCGTGACCGATTAGATTTTTGTGAATTAAATTCAATAAAGCCCAGTAAAAAGTAGTACCAAGA
Protein-coding sequences here:
- a CDS encoding SixA phosphatase family protein, translated to MKQLILVRHAKSSWDAPLHDFDRPLTGRGIQDAHLVSSHIADQIPKTFLVWSSSAKRAAETAMIFAQNLSFPIESIVFKDDLYTFDERKLEQVIKSCSEDCDHLIVFGHNEAITNFVNKFGNVMIDNVSTSGFVNLFLDSSSWINIQRGTTQKVIFPRDLK
- the ppk1 gene encoding polyphosphate kinase 1, which encodes MSTETSFRYIDREKSWLAFNARVLQEAADESVPLLERLRFIGIFSNNLDEFFRVRFAAVRRLSLSGVSGEKILGGISAQKLVKEITEIVIKQQAESLRVLHSIEKELVKQNIIIIDETEVSGEHENFVKDFFIQKVSPELVTIILNDLAEFPLLKDTSGYLAIKLVMKTELKAKMLGLVKPKPEIRYAIIEIPKNTNRIVELPVKDGKQYLMLLDDVIRYNLSSIFNIFDYESISAHMIKITRDAQLDIDSDMSKSMLEKIASSVKDRRIGEPVRFVYDQSIEKDTLNFFLNKLEIEKSDGIIPGGRYHNRRDYMNFPNLGRFDLLYQPKAPLPVDGLSLEGSILNRIAQKDYLINAPFQSFSYLIKFLREAALDPKVTTIKITLYRLAKNSQIISSLINAAKNGKKVTVQIELQARFDEASNISYAEQMQQEGIELIFGIKGLKVHSKICVIDRVEEGKVKRYGFISTGNFNETTAKIYTDLTLFTSHQQILKDVAKIFDFFDVNYRIHRYKHLIVSPHYTRSKFYKLIDREINNAIAGRPAYINLKMNSLSDYPIIDKLYEASNAGVKIKLQVRGICSLIPGVKGMSENIEAISIVDYLLEHTRSYIFCNDDNPEVFISSADFMTRNLDGRVEVTCPIYDEDIKKQIIDTFNVGWKGNVKARFHSEKFENKYRVRKEGEAIFRAQFETYNYYRDRLDFCELNSIKPSKK